In the Chelonoidis abingdonii isolate Lonesome George chromosome 13, CheloAbing_2.0, whole genome shotgun sequence genome, one interval contains:
- the LOC116822791 gene encoding uncharacterized protein LOC116822791 isoform X1 — protein sequence MRKPGKATEGLLIDNSNVSSQMEQGEELWVPDLQGCEEREISGLDSCLDSLSVPAGDETVSEKQEGPEQVEPPGMLLGRAKRDVSQSHEQGEACESQCRLEKHQKNQQGKGERKPTCCGEGLKKPKDISACPRERKGGENGDTRTVSWKSCRQSSELSVQQTIHPGERPNKCPDCEKSFSQKSALVRHQRLHTGEKPYKCSDCGKSFSMSSHLITHQSLHTGKRPYKCLDCGKSFSESSNFIHHRRIHTGERPHKCPDCGKCFSNNSDLMRHRRTHTGERPYECLDCRKSFSVRSHLARHKRVHAKEEELESSSLLTHQRFPSDEKLYTCPDCGRRFRDSRGLVTHQRIHKGQKCYQCSNCRKSFGVSSALSEHQRIRADEKPTLCPDCGKCFFQSSELLLHQISHAGGKPYTCEECGKCFTQRSNLRAHLKHHTAEKPHKCTQCGKSFVKRSILARHQITHMDLKPFKCSVCSKSFTQLSSLTRHERVHEAEMLSEPPDWMAEMSHTFIDSRGRAWNWAQEYPAAQLWGEEAAIISPKLISDPRPMPDPACH from the exons ATGAGAAAGCCAGGAAAGGCCACAG AAGGATTACTTATTGACAACTCCAATGTGAGCTCTCAGATGGAACAAGGGGAAGAGCTGTGGGTCCCAGATCTCCAGGGCTGTGAGGAACGAGAGATTTCAG GGCTTGACtcctgtctggattctctctctgttCCAGCAGGTGATGAGACAGTGAGTGAGAAGCAGGAAGGTCCCGAGCAAGTGGAACCACCTGGGATGTTATTGGGAAGAGCTAAAAGAGATGTTTCCCAGAGTCATGAGCAGGGAGAAGCCTGTGAGAGTCAGTGCAGGCTGGAGAAGCATCAGAAAAACCagcaagggaagggagagagaaaacccACTTGCTGTGGGGAAGGACTCAAGAAACCAAAAGACATCTCAGCCTGTCcgagagaaaggaaaggaggtgAAAATGGAGATACACGCACTGTGTCTTGGAAGAGCTGTAGACAGAGCTCAGAACTTAGTGTTCAGCAGACAATCCACCCTGGAGAGAGGCCCAATAAATGCCCTGACTGCGAGAAAAGCTTTAGCCAGAAATCAGCCCTTGTTAGACACCAAAGactgcacacaggagagaagccctacaaATGCAGtgactgtgggaagagcttcagcaTGAGCTCACACCTGATCACccaccagagcctgcacacaGGAAAGAGACCCtacaagtgcttggactgtgggaaaagcttcagcgaGAGCTCAAACTTTATTCACcatcggagaatccacacaggggagagaccccaTAAATGCCCCGACTGTGGGAAATGCTTCAGTAACAACTCAGACCTCATGAGGCACCGCCGGACCCACACGGGAGAGAGGCCTTACGAGTGCCTGGACTGCAGGAAGAGCTTCAGTGTGAGGTCCCATTTAGCAAGACACAAGCGCGTGCATgcaaaggaggaggagctggaaagCTCCTCCCTTCTCACACATCAGAGATTTCCGTCGGACGAGAAACTCTACACATGCCCTGACTGCGGGAGAAGGTTCAGGGACAGCAGAGGCCTCGTCacccatcagagaatccacaaaGGGCAGAAATGCTACCAGTGCTCCAACTGCAGAAAAAGCTTTGGGGTGAGCTCAGCTCTTTCTGAGCACCAGAGAATCCGTGCAGACGAGAAACCCACCCTCTGTCCAGATTGTGGGAAATgcttttttcaaagctcagagctGCTCCTCCACCAGATTAGCCATGCAGGGGGAAAGCCATACACATGTGAAGAGTGTGGTAAATGCTTCACTCAGAGATCAAATCTCCGGGCGCACCTCAAACATCACACAGCTGAGAAGCCCCATAAATGCACCCAGTGTGGGAAGAGCTTTGTCAAGCGCTCCATCCTGGCCAGGCACCAGATCACCCACATGGACCTGAAACCGTTTAAATGCTCTGTGTGCAGCAAAAGCTTCACTCAGCTCTCCAGCCTCACGAGGCATGAGAGGGTCCATGAGGCAGAAATGCTCTCCGAGCCCCCTGACTGGATGGCAGAAATGAGCCATACGTTCATCGATTCCAGAGGGCGAGCGTGGAACTGGGCTCAAGAGTACCCAGCTGCCCAGctgtggggtgaggaggcagcCATAATCAGCCCCAAACTGATCAGTGACCCTCGGCCTATGCCTgatccagcatgccattaa
- the LOC116822791 gene encoding uncharacterized protein LOC116822791 isoform X4, whose product MEQGEELWVPDLQGCEEREISGLDSCLDSLSVPAGDETVSEKQEGPEQVEPPGMLLGRAKRDVSQSHEQGEACESQCRLEKHQKNQQGKGERKPTCCGEGLKKPKDISACPRERKGGENGDTRTVSWKSCRQSSELSVQQTIHPGERPNKCPDCEKSFSQKSALVRHQRLHTGEKPYKCSDCGKSFSMSSHLITHQSLHTGKRPYKCLDCGKSFSESSNFIHHRRIHTGERPHKCPDCGKCFSNNSDLMRHRRTHTGERPYECLDCRKSFSVRSHLARHKRVHAKEEELESSSLLTHQRFPSDEKLYTCPDCGRRFRDSRGLVTHQRIHKGQKCYQCSNCRKSFGVSSALSEHQRIRADEKPTLCPDCGKCFFQSSELLLHQISHAGGKPYTCEECGKCFTQRSNLRAHLKHHTAEKPHKCTQCGKSFVKRSILARHQITHMDLKPFKCSVCSKSFTQLSSLTRHERVHEAEMLSEPPDWMAEMSHTFIDSRGRAWNWAQEYPAAQLWGEEAAIISPKLISDPRPMPDPACH is encoded by the exons ATGGAACAAGGGGAAGAGCTGTGGGTCCCAGATCTCCAGGGCTGTGAGGAACGAGAGATTTCAG GGCTTGACtcctgtctggattctctctctgttCCAGCAGGTGATGAGACAGTGAGTGAGAAGCAGGAAGGTCCCGAGCAAGTGGAACCACCTGGGATGTTATTGGGAAGAGCTAAAAGAGATGTTTCCCAGAGTCATGAGCAGGGAGAAGCCTGTGAGAGTCAGTGCAGGCTGGAGAAGCATCAGAAAAACCagcaagggaagggagagagaaaacccACTTGCTGTGGGGAAGGACTCAAGAAACCAAAAGACATCTCAGCCTGTCcgagagaaaggaaaggaggtgAAAATGGAGATACACGCACTGTGTCTTGGAAGAGCTGTAGACAGAGCTCAGAACTTAGTGTTCAGCAGACAATCCACCCTGGAGAGAGGCCCAATAAATGCCCTGACTGCGAGAAAAGCTTTAGCCAGAAATCAGCCCTTGTTAGACACCAAAGactgcacacaggagagaagccctacaaATGCAGtgactgtgggaagagcttcagcaTGAGCTCACACCTGATCACccaccagagcctgcacacaGGAAAGAGACCCtacaagtgcttggactgtgggaaaagcttcagcgaGAGCTCAAACTTTATTCACcatcggagaatccacacaggggagagaccccaTAAATGCCCCGACTGTGGGAAATGCTTCAGTAACAACTCAGACCTCATGAGGCACCGCCGGACCCACACGGGAGAGAGGCCTTACGAGTGCCTGGACTGCAGGAAGAGCTTCAGTGTGAGGTCCCATTTAGCAAGACACAAGCGCGTGCATgcaaaggaggaggagctggaaagCTCCTCCCTTCTCACACATCAGAGATTTCCGTCGGACGAGAAACTCTACACATGCCCTGACTGCGGGAGAAGGTTCAGGGACAGCAGAGGCCTCGTCacccatcagagaatccacaaaGGGCAGAAATGCTACCAGTGCTCCAACTGCAGAAAAAGCTTTGGGGTGAGCTCAGCTCTTTCTGAGCACCAGAGAATCCGTGCAGACGAGAAACCCACCCTCTGTCCAGATTGTGGGAAATgcttttttcaaagctcagagctGCTCCTCCACCAGATTAGCCATGCAGGGGGAAAGCCATACACATGTGAAGAGTGTGGTAAATGCTTCACTCAGAGATCAAATCTCCGGGCGCACCTCAAACATCACACAGCTGAGAAGCCCCATAAATGCACCCAGTGTGGGAAGAGCTTTGTCAAGCGCTCCATCCTGGCCAGGCACCAGATCACCCACATGGACCTGAAACCGTTTAAATGCTCTGTGTGCAGCAAAAGCTTCACTCAGCTCTCCAGCCTCACGAGGCATGAGAGGGTCCATGAGGCAGAAATGCTCTCCGAGCCCCCTGACTGGATGGCAGAAATGAGCCATACGTTCATCGATTCCAGAGGGCGAGCGTGGAACTGGGCTCAAGAGTACCCAGCTGCCCAGctgtggggtgaggaggcagcCATAATCAGCCCCAAACTGATCAGTGACCCTCGGCCTATGCCTgatccagcatgccattaa
- the LOC116822791 gene encoding uncharacterized protein LOC116822791 isoform X2, with protein MRKPGKATGLLIDNSNVSSQMEQGEELWVPDLQGCEEREISGLDSCLDSLSVPAGDETVSEKQEGPEQVEPPGMLLGRAKRDVSQSHEQGEACESQCRLEKHQKNQQGKGERKPTCCGEGLKKPKDISACPRERKGGENGDTRTVSWKSCRQSSELSVQQTIHPGERPNKCPDCEKSFSQKSALVRHQRLHTGEKPYKCSDCGKSFSMSSHLITHQSLHTGKRPYKCLDCGKSFSESSNFIHHRRIHTGERPHKCPDCGKCFSNNSDLMRHRRTHTGERPYECLDCRKSFSVRSHLARHKRVHAKEEELESSSLLTHQRFPSDEKLYTCPDCGRRFRDSRGLVTHQRIHKGQKCYQCSNCRKSFGVSSALSEHQRIRADEKPTLCPDCGKCFFQSSELLLHQISHAGGKPYTCEECGKCFTQRSNLRAHLKHHTAEKPHKCTQCGKSFVKRSILARHQITHMDLKPFKCSVCSKSFTQLSSLTRHERVHEAEMLSEPPDWMAEMSHTFIDSRGRAWNWAQEYPAAQLWGEEAAIISPKLISDPRPMPDPACH; from the exons ATGAGAAAGCCAGGAAAGGCCACAG GATTACTTATTGACAACTCCAATGTGAGCTCTCAGATGGAACAAGGGGAAGAGCTGTGGGTCCCAGATCTCCAGGGCTGTGAGGAACGAGAGATTTCAG GGCTTGACtcctgtctggattctctctctgttCCAGCAGGTGATGAGACAGTGAGTGAGAAGCAGGAAGGTCCCGAGCAAGTGGAACCACCTGGGATGTTATTGGGAAGAGCTAAAAGAGATGTTTCCCAGAGTCATGAGCAGGGAGAAGCCTGTGAGAGTCAGTGCAGGCTGGAGAAGCATCAGAAAAACCagcaagggaagggagagagaaaacccACTTGCTGTGGGGAAGGACTCAAGAAACCAAAAGACATCTCAGCCTGTCcgagagaaaggaaaggaggtgAAAATGGAGATACACGCACTGTGTCTTGGAAGAGCTGTAGACAGAGCTCAGAACTTAGTGTTCAGCAGACAATCCACCCTGGAGAGAGGCCCAATAAATGCCCTGACTGCGAGAAAAGCTTTAGCCAGAAATCAGCCCTTGTTAGACACCAAAGactgcacacaggagagaagccctacaaATGCAGtgactgtgggaagagcttcagcaTGAGCTCACACCTGATCACccaccagagcctgcacacaGGAAAGAGACCCtacaagtgcttggactgtgggaaaagcttcagcgaGAGCTCAAACTTTATTCACcatcggagaatccacacaggggagagaccccaTAAATGCCCCGACTGTGGGAAATGCTTCAGTAACAACTCAGACCTCATGAGGCACCGCCGGACCCACACGGGAGAGAGGCCTTACGAGTGCCTGGACTGCAGGAAGAGCTTCAGTGTGAGGTCCCATTTAGCAAGACACAAGCGCGTGCATgcaaaggaggaggagctggaaagCTCCTCCCTTCTCACACATCAGAGATTTCCGTCGGACGAGAAACTCTACACATGCCCTGACTGCGGGAGAAGGTTCAGGGACAGCAGAGGCCTCGTCacccatcagagaatccacaaaGGGCAGAAATGCTACCAGTGCTCCAACTGCAGAAAAAGCTTTGGGGTGAGCTCAGCTCTTTCTGAGCACCAGAGAATCCGTGCAGACGAGAAACCCACCCTCTGTCCAGATTGTGGGAAATgcttttttcaaagctcagagctGCTCCTCCACCAGATTAGCCATGCAGGGGGAAAGCCATACACATGTGAAGAGTGTGGTAAATGCTTCACTCAGAGATCAAATCTCCGGGCGCACCTCAAACATCACACAGCTGAGAAGCCCCATAAATGCACCCAGTGTGGGAAGAGCTTTGTCAAGCGCTCCATCCTGGCCAGGCACCAGATCACCCACATGGACCTGAAACCGTTTAAATGCTCTGTGTGCAGCAAAAGCTTCACTCAGCTCTCCAGCCTCACGAGGCATGAGAGGGTCCATGAGGCAGAAATGCTCTCCGAGCCCCCTGACTGGATGGCAGAAATGAGCCATACGTTCATCGATTCCAGAGGGCGAGCGTGGAACTGGGCTCAAGAGTACCCAGCTGCCCAGctgtggggtgaggaggcagcCATAATCAGCCCCAAACTGATCAGTGACCCTCGGCCTATGCCTgatccagcatgccattaa
- the LOC116822791 gene encoding uncharacterized protein LOC116822791 isoform X3 — translation MRKPGKATEGLLIDNSNVSSQMEQGEELWVPDLQGCEEREISAGDETVSEKQEGPEQVEPPGMLLGRAKRDVSQSHEQGEACESQCRLEKHQKNQQGKGERKPTCCGEGLKKPKDISACPRERKGGENGDTRTVSWKSCRQSSELSVQQTIHPGERPNKCPDCEKSFSQKSALVRHQRLHTGEKPYKCSDCGKSFSMSSHLITHQSLHTGKRPYKCLDCGKSFSESSNFIHHRRIHTGERPHKCPDCGKCFSNNSDLMRHRRTHTGERPYECLDCRKSFSVRSHLARHKRVHAKEEELESSSLLTHQRFPSDEKLYTCPDCGRRFRDSRGLVTHQRIHKGQKCYQCSNCRKSFGVSSALSEHQRIRADEKPTLCPDCGKCFFQSSELLLHQISHAGGKPYTCEECGKCFTQRSNLRAHLKHHTAEKPHKCTQCGKSFVKRSILARHQITHMDLKPFKCSVCSKSFTQLSSLTRHERVHEAEMLSEPPDWMAEMSHTFIDSRGRAWNWAQEYPAAQLWGEEAAIISPKLISDPRPMPDPACH, via the exons ATGAGAAAGCCAGGAAAGGCCACAG AAGGATTACTTATTGACAACTCCAATGTGAGCTCTCAGATGGAACAAGGGGAAGAGCTGTGGGTCCCAGATCTCCAGGGCTGTGAGGAACGAGAGATTTCAG CAGGTGATGAGACAGTGAGTGAGAAGCAGGAAGGTCCCGAGCAAGTGGAACCACCTGGGATGTTATTGGGAAGAGCTAAAAGAGATGTTTCCCAGAGTCATGAGCAGGGAGAAGCCTGTGAGAGTCAGTGCAGGCTGGAGAAGCATCAGAAAAACCagcaagggaagggagagagaaaacccACTTGCTGTGGGGAAGGACTCAAGAAACCAAAAGACATCTCAGCCTGTCcgagagaaaggaaaggaggtgAAAATGGAGATACACGCACTGTGTCTTGGAAGAGCTGTAGACAGAGCTCAGAACTTAGTGTTCAGCAGACAATCCACCCTGGAGAGAGGCCCAATAAATGCCCTGACTGCGAGAAAAGCTTTAGCCAGAAATCAGCCCTTGTTAGACACCAAAGactgcacacaggagagaagccctacaaATGCAGtgactgtgggaagagcttcagcaTGAGCTCACACCTGATCACccaccagagcctgcacacaGGAAAGAGACCCtacaagtgcttggactgtgggaaaagcttcagcgaGAGCTCAAACTTTATTCACcatcggagaatccacacaggggagagaccccaTAAATGCCCCGACTGTGGGAAATGCTTCAGTAACAACTCAGACCTCATGAGGCACCGCCGGACCCACACGGGAGAGAGGCCTTACGAGTGCCTGGACTGCAGGAAGAGCTTCAGTGTGAGGTCCCATTTAGCAAGACACAAGCGCGTGCATgcaaaggaggaggagctggaaagCTCCTCCCTTCTCACACATCAGAGATTTCCGTCGGACGAGAAACTCTACACATGCCCTGACTGCGGGAGAAGGTTCAGGGACAGCAGAGGCCTCGTCacccatcagagaatccacaaaGGGCAGAAATGCTACCAGTGCTCCAACTGCAGAAAAAGCTTTGGGGTGAGCTCAGCTCTTTCTGAGCACCAGAGAATCCGTGCAGACGAGAAACCCACCCTCTGTCCAGATTGTGGGAAATgcttttttcaaagctcagagctGCTCCTCCACCAGATTAGCCATGCAGGGGGAAAGCCATACACATGTGAAGAGTGTGGTAAATGCTTCACTCAGAGATCAAATCTCCGGGCGCACCTCAAACATCACACAGCTGAGAAGCCCCATAAATGCACCCAGTGTGGGAAGAGCTTTGTCAAGCGCTCCATCCTGGCCAGGCACCAGATCACCCACATGGACCTGAAACCGTTTAAATGCTCTGTGTGCAGCAAAAGCTTCACTCAGCTCTCCAGCCTCACGAGGCATGAGAGGGTCCATGAGGCAGAAATGCTCTCCGAGCCCCCTGACTGGATGGCAGAAATGAGCCATACGTTCATCGATTCCAGAGGGCGAGCGTGGAACTGGGCTCAAGAGTACCCAGCTGCCCAGctgtggggtgaggaggcagcCATAATCAGCCCCAAACTGATCAGTGACCCTCGGCCTATGCCTgatccagcatgccattaa